From a single Leptospira levettii genomic region:
- a CDS encoding DUF3015 domain-containing protein: protein MHHFRGRTILFLHITFISLLLLSNNQPIQAESYGMAGCGLGSMVSVWKNDIGQVLAATTNVSFSSQTFGITSGTSNCTTDGIVKQEMAQEVFIAYNESALELETTKGNGERIRAMATLLGCPSHANELGKLMKENHSYLFGKTDLDNQYRSKEILTRLKTQIASHSNLKSVCMH from the coding sequence ATGCATCACTTTCGGGGCAGGACAATTCTTTTTCTCCACATAACATTTATTAGCTTACTCTTACTTTCTAACAATCAACCTATACAAGCTGAATCTTATGGAATGGCGGGTTGTGGACTTGGTTCCATGGTTTCTGTTTGGAAAAATGACATCGGGCAAGTTTTAGCTGCAACAACAAATGTTAGTTTCTCATCTCAAACCTTTGGGATTACTTCTGGAACATCCAATTGTACAACAGATGGAATTGTGAAACAAGAAATGGCACAAGAAGTATTCATTGCATATAATGAAAGTGCATTGGAGTTAGAGACAACAAAAGGCAACGGTGAAAGGATAAGAGCCATGGCGACTCTACTAGGTTGTCCAAGCCATGCAAATGAATTGGGTAAATTAATGAAAGAAAATCATTCGTATTTATTTGGTAAGACAGATTTGGACAATCAATATCGATCGAAGGAAATTCTCACTCGTCTCAAGACACAAATAGCATCTCATTCCAATTTAAAATCTGTTTGTATGCATTAA